The Pyrenophora tritici-repentis strain M4 chromosome 10, whole genome shotgun sequence genome contains a region encoding:
- a CDS encoding RNA14, Pre 3'-end processing (cleavage and polyadenylation) factor, with translation MADEAELAFLAAQQDEYDPSAGYTMNEASTGQDEYDPTTTYSPHSYQSASMQPESGANSPPPAAEGGENGLKAVPVPAQTAADASAAPTSKRPRTVGGFVDESEDEEEESAVQPEANTTLPSATGATESPQRSFTNTPNNNPNPHVQLHSAQDEASASISASVTVNEPAPSVASLPNGSTPVPDATKPGTPDVLTVPSARPSVAPATPAPSASASATKPRLPQDRVGILEDRIAEDPRGDIEAWLSLIEEHRRRHKHDDARAVFERFLKLFPSAGETWVDYINFETELDELPKVEHLFGRSIPSAQYLGIYSAYIDFIRRRFNLTTDQNGQNRQTVTQAYEFVLNSVGLDVHAGKLWLDYIEMLKTGPGVLGGSSWQDMQKMDTLRKAYQRAVAVPHNTTLELWRDYDKFEMSLSKATGRKQLQETSPAYMTARSAINVLENNITRGINRTTLPKLPPAAGFDGYDDYMNQVKLWKNWIQWEKSDPLECSTDNRELYNKRVLHLYRNALMALRFWPELWYEAAEWCFENNLQAEGDKFLVDGIDANPESCLLAFKKANQVEQRTDFEDGQPGIIAKGKAVREPYQRLLDTIYDLTAQVKKREEHSIARAREQFEAQKAADEAARATAQQNADADDEDEVVAARRQKEKEDAFNGQLQAMSAGYNAQTQNLKKTLTYAWIALMRAMRRVQGKGDPKADVGGFRGIFTEARKKGKLLSEAYVASALIEHHCYQEPAAQKIFERGMKLFPEDEQFALEYIKHLIKLNDSTNARAVFETVVGKLTAKPENVHRAKSLFAFFHDYESQFGELAQITKLEQRMATLFPEDPQLHRFSQRFASPTFDPISVRHIISPRTQMRPVMPSVMPSVMPSVMPSVEEHQPMPAVPAQIMAEQQQQRYVSPGIVNPPHLNNLPITNSPKRPLEDADEVAQPRKLARGESPLKGAAGRRLDAARRNLATTGATPVGQAPGPPPLPRGVNFLLGIIPPAHTYKETRFKADVLVALLRDVAAIPVPPGQGPPQPQRWGTTATTAQQLQSIHEKYGNGGQMAMHSPLAGANPWG, from the exons ATGGCGGACGAGGCCGAGCTCGCCTTCCTCGCAGCGCAGCAGGATGAGTACGACCCTTCAGCCGGCTACACGATGAATGAGGCGTCGACTGGCCAGGACGAATACGACCCCACAACAACATACTCGCCGCACTCGTATCAGTCGGCTTCGATGCAGCCTGAATCTGGCGCCAACTCGCCGCCCCCAGCCGCCGAGGGTGGTGAGAATGGGTTGAAGGCCGTGCCCGTGCCCGCTCAGACTGCCGCAGACGCTTCCGCAGCGCCGACGTCAAAGCGACCGCGCACTGTGGGTGGTTTTGTCGACGAGAgcgaggacgaggaagaggagTCCGCTGTACAGCCAGAGGCGAATACCACGCTGCCAAGTGCGACGGGAGCTACAGAGTCTCCTCAGCGGTCTTTTACAAACACTCCAAACAATAATCCCAACCCACATGTACAGTTACATAGTGCACAAGATGAGGCGTCTGCTTCTATTTCTGCTTCTGTCACTGTCAATGAGCCTGCTCCCTCTGTTGCTTCTCTTCCTAACGGCAGTACGCCTGTGCCAGACGCTACTAAGCCAGGTACTCCCGACGTCTTGACTGTTCCTTCAGCGCGCCCGTCTGTGGCTCCCGCTACCCCAGCTCCTTCTGCGTCTGCTTCTGCAACAAAGCCTCGTCTTCCTCAGGACAGAGTCGGTATTCTCGAAGATCGCATTGCTGAAGATCCACGTGGTGACATCGAAGCCTGGCTGAGTCTAATTGAGGAGCACCGTAGGCGACACAAGCACGACGATGCCCGAGCTGTATTTGAGCGTTTCCTCAAGCTTTTCCCTTCAGCG GGCGAGACATGGGTCGACTATATCAACTTTGAAACCGAGCTGGATGAGTTGCCAAAGGTTGAGCATCTCTTCGGTCGTTCTATCCCGTCTGCCCAATATCTCGGTATCTACTCTGCTTACATCGACTTCATACGCCGTCGTTTCAACCTCACTACAGACCAGAATGGGCAGAACCGCCAGACCGTCACCCAAGCCTACGAATTTGTGCTCAACTCTGTTGGTCTTGATGTACATGCTGGAAAGTTGTGGCTCGACTACATCGAGATGCTCAAGACTGGACCGGGTGTGCTTGGGGGCAGCAGCTGGCAAGACATGCAGAAGATGGACACGCTACGAAAGGCTTACCAGCGCGCTGTTGCAGTACCCCACAACACGACTCTGGAGCTGTGGCGAGACTACGACAAGTTCGAGATGAGCTTGAGCAAGGCTACT GGTCGCAAGCAACTCCAAGAGACGTCTCCTGCGTACATGACTGCCAGAAGCGCTATTAACGTTCTAGAAAACAACATTACGAGGGGTATCAACCGAACTACCTTGCCCAAACTACCGCCTGCTGCCGGGTTCGATGGATATGACGACTATATGAACCAAGTCAAGCTATGGAAGAACTGGATCCAGTGGGAGAAGAGCGACCCGCTTGAGTGCTCAACAGACAACCGCGAACTATACAACAAGCGTGTCCTACATTTGTACAGGAACGCCCTCATGGCTCTCCGGTTCTGGCCAGAGCTCTGGTATGAGGCAGCTGAGTGGTGTTTCGAGAACAACTTGCAGGCTGAAGGCGACAAGTTTCTCGTTGATGGCATCGATGCAAACCCCGAGAGCTGCCTCCTCGCCTTCAAAAAGGCCAACCAAGTTGAACAACGCACCGATTTCGAGGATGGCCAGCCAGGTATCATCGCCAAGGGTAAGGCCGTGCGAGAGCCATATCAGAGGCTGCTAGACACCATCTACGATCTCACGGCGCAAGTCAAGAAGCGAGAAGAACACTCCATTGCTCGTGCGAGGGAGCAGTTTGAGGCACAAAAGGCCGCCGATGAGGCTGCCCGGGCAACCGCCCAGCAAAACGCAGATGCCGACGACGAAGATGAAGTCGTAGCCGCACGCCGCCAGAAGGAAAAAGAAGATGCTTTCAATGGCCAGCTACAGGCCATGTCCGCCGGATACAATGCTCAGACTCAGAACCTTAAGAAGACGCTGACATACGCATGGATAGCCCTCATGAGAGCTATGCGACGTGTCCAGGGTAAGGGAGATCCCAAGGCTGATGTCGGTGGCTTCCGTGGCATCTTCACTGAGGCTCGTAAGAAAGGCAAGCTTCTTAGTGAAGCCTATGTCGCcagcgccctcatcgagCACCATTGCTACCAGGAGCCGGCTGCACAGAAGATCTTTGAGCGGGGTATGAAGTTGTTCCCAGAGGATGAGCAGTTCGCCTTGGAGTACATCAAGCACCTGATCAAGCTTAACGACTCAACCA ATGCTCGCGCCGTCTTCGAGACCGTCGTCGGCAAGCTTACAGCGAAGCCTGAAAATGTCCACCGAGCCAAATCcctcttcgccttcttccaTGACTACGAATCCCAGTTTGGCGAGCTGGCTCAAATCACCAAGTTGGAGCAGCGCATGGCAACTCTATTCCCCGAAGACCCTCAGCTGCACCGCTTCTCGCAACGCTTCGCTAGTCCAACCTTCGACCCCATCTCCGTCCGTCACATCATCTCCCCCCGCACACAGATGAGGCCGGTGATGCCCTCTGTCATGCCCTCTGTCATGCCCTCTGTCATGCCCTCAGTAGAAGAGCACCAGCCGATGCCTGCCGTACCAGCCCAAATTATGGCAGaacagcagcaacagcgCTATGTTTCGCCAGGCATAGTAAACCCCCCGCATCTCAACAATCTCCCCATCACCAACTCTCCGAAACGCCCACTTGAGGACGCCGACGAAGTTGCACAACCCCGCAAACTCGCTAGGGGCGAATCTCCACTAAAGGGCGCGGCGGGCCGCCGCCTCGACGCTGCACGCCGCAATCTGGCAACCACCGGTGCTACACCTGTCGGCCAGGCACCAGGTCCGCCACCTCTGCCTCGTGGCGTCAACTTCCTCCTTGGCATAATCCCTCCCGCACATACCTACAAAGAGACACGCTTCAAAGCAGATGTCCTTGTGGCCCTGCTGCGGGACGTCGCCGCTATCCCTGTTCCTCCAGGCCAAGGTCCACCACAACCACAGCGGTGGGGCACAACAGCGACGACCGCACAGCAGTTGCAGAGCATACATGAAAAATACGGCAACGGCGGTCAGATGGCAATGCACTCGCCCCTTGCTGGTGCAAACCCTTGGGGATAG
- a CDS encoding Piwi multi-domain protein, with the protein MAGPPKPRMQAEKQPNSSSDGSSSASRNPQRSMTKSIPRLDGNRDPSTKIAIDYTQPNDLKNLSEFLGMAGWYAARGMKIPESLPQRPKNFNQYGKAATVTINTFNVLQMPKAVVYQYDVAYAGDAADYSKRVLLKKIWNSPKVKAELGEPNNLWIWDGNKLAWSTARFERPETRVAIDLDEEEGRPTKPGARGNKHIIYIRRTRQVDFASMTAFLNGQIGWDNTCIDTINFLDHVLREWPSQQYTQIKKSFFQRGEQRFDLGGGVEAFKGVFASFRPVLDDKFKKNLSINVDVANGTFWRAQELTRAIAQVFNCTPPQFSAMFKAALKDWNKSLLKRDLRKFKKVGVSTLHTKEPTQWTIDEFVPLDATQATFPDPDNREKKISVARYFKKKYNVDCIANVPVVKMTKKIRKEAVYMPIDVLKIDGNQRYNTKLSDVQTSQMIKFAVTLPKERWAAVQHGLRLLNWTNDPYLKHYDVKVSSTPAKVTARILPSPTVSFGAGSKEMTIKPADMLMGRWRLDARKFAVTNKDKPIKAWGICAIQGRGSPSPPAVLAFIEKFIQIYESHGGVILSHPEHGKKPWLGPGNLGDGGEMVQKAWNQTGNKYNQPPNFMFFIVNDRNVEVYRRIKKSCDIRFGVASQCLQAKHVLSASPQYISNVCMKVNAKLGGCTSVAKSQLIPKIAPKSASIPTMVVGADVSHPAPGAASGEAASFAAITVSADAYFVKYWAECNTNGNRVEMVTTTNIYEHFGNMARVWMQRIGQGRAPQRVLYIRDGVSEGQYAQVLSDEVHDMKETFRRAGCKILPKFTVVIAGKRHHIRFFPEKGDRNGNPLPGTLVESGCTHPFEFDFYLCSHVAIKGTARPIHYQCILNEGEWQAAELQQFIFEHSYHYVRSTTPVSLHPAVYYAHLAADRSRAHLNESPVSSGKKESKAEQKPATGSTGYRAVEIAPLMPLMNVRGLKDVMWYV; encoded by the exons ATGGCTGGCCCACCAAAGCCGCGAATGCAGGCCGAGAAGCAGCCCAATAGCTCGTCCGATGGCTCCTCCTCTGCTTCTCGCAATCCGCAGCGTTCCATGACCAAGTCTATTCCTCGTCTCGATGGTAATCGCGATCCCAGCACCAAGATCGCCATCGATTACACACAGCCCAATGACCTCAAGAACTTGTCCGAGTTTCTTGGTATGGCTGGCTGGTATGCGGCACGTGGT ATGAAGATTCCGGAGTCCCTTCCTCAGCGTCCGAAGAACTTCAACCAGTATGGCAAGGCTGCTACTGTCACCATCAACACCTTCAATGTCCTTCAGATGCCCAAGGCCGTCGTCTATCAATACGAT GTCGCCTACGCCGGTGATGCTGCGGACTACAGCAAGCGTGTGCTGCTCAAGAAGATCTGGAACTCCCCTAAAGTCAAGGCCGAACTTGGTGAGCCCAATAACCTCTGGATCTGGGATGGCAACAAGCTTGCCTGGTCCACCGCGAGGTTTGAGCGTCCGGAGACCCGCGTCGCTATCGACCTGGACGAGGAAGAGGGCCGTCCCACCAAACCAGGTGCGCGTGGCAACAAGCACATCATCTACATCCGCCGTACTCGTCAAGTCGACTTCGCCAGCATGACCGCTTTCCTTAACGGTCAGATTGGCTGGGACAACACCTGCATCGATACGATCAACTTCCTGGACCACGTCTTGCGGGAATGGCCCTCACAGCAGTACACTCAGATCAAGAAGTCCTTCTTTCAGCGTGGCGAGCAACGCTTCGATCTTGGCGGTGGTGTTGAGGCCTTCAAGGGTGTCTTTGCCTCCTTCCGGCCTGTCCTCGACgacaagttcaagaagaaCCTTTCGATCAACGTCGATGTTGCCAACGGTACCTTCTGGCGCGCTCAAGAGCTCACTCGTGCCATCGCCCAAGTGTTCAACTGCACCCCGCCGCAGTTCTCAGCCATGTTCAAGGCCGCCCTCAAGGACTGGAACAAGTCCCTGTTGAAGCGAGACCTCCGCAAGTTCAAGAAGGTTGGCGTGTCAACTCTCCACACCAAGGAGCCCACCCAGTGGACCATCGATGAGTTTGTCCCCTTGGACGCTACCCAGGCCACCTTCCCGGACCCGGACAACCGTGAGAAGAAGATCTCTGTCGCTCGGTACTTCAAGAAGAAGTACAACGTCGACTGTATCGCCAACGTCCCAGTCGTCAAGATGACGAAGAAGATCCGCAAGGAGGCTGTCTACATGCCCATTGACGTCCTCAAGATTGATGGCAACCAGCGCTACAACACTAAGCTCAGCGACGTCCAGACGTCCCAGATGATCAAGTTCGCTGTCACCCTCCCCAAGGAGCGCTGGGCAGCTGTTCAGCATGGACTCCGCCTCCTCAACTGGACGAACGATCCCTACCTGAAGCACTACGACGTGAAGGTCAGCTCCACCCCTGCCAAGGTCACGGCTCGCATCTTGCCTTCGCCCACTGTCTCATTCGGTGCCGGTTCCAAGGAGATGACTATCAAGCCTGCGGACATGCTCATGGGTCGATGGCGCCTAGATGCTCGCAAGTTCGCCGTCACCAACAAGGACAAGCCAATCAAGGCTTGGGGCATCTGCGCAATCCAGGGTCGTGGTAGTCCTTCTCCTCCGGCTGTTTTAGCATTCATCGAGAAGTTCATCCAGATCTACGAATCCCATGGTGGCGTGATACTCTCCCACCCTGAGCACGGCAAGAAGCCCTGGTTGGGTCCAGGTAACCTTGGAGATGGCGGTGAGATGGTACAGAAGGCTTGGAACCAGACAGGAAACAA GTACAACCAGCCGCCCAACTTCATGTTCTTCATCGTCAACGATCGCAACGTCGAGGTCTACCGTCGCATCAAGAAGTCGTGTGACATCcgctttggtgttgcttCGCAGTGTCTTCAGGCCAAGCACGTCCTGTCTGCCTCACCTCAGTACATCTCCAACGTCTGCATGAAGGTCAACGCTAAGCTCGGCGGTTGCACTTCTGTCGCCAAGTCCCAGCTTATCCCCAAGATTGCGCCGAAGTCAGCCTCTATCCCAACTATGGTTGTTGGTGCCGATGTATCGCATCCCGCTCCTGGTGCCGCCTCTGGTGAAGCTGCCTCGTTCGCTGCCATCACTGTCTCTGCCGACGCCTACTTTGTCAAGTACTGGGCTGAGTGTAACACTAACGGCAACCGCGTCGAGATGGTCACCACTACCAACATCTACGAACACTTTGGAAACATGGCACGTGTCTGGATGCAGCGGATCGGACAGGGCCGGGCTCCTCAGCGCGTTCTCTACATCCGCGACGGCGTCAGCGAGGGACAGTACGCTCAGGTGCTCTCGGATGAGGTTCATGACATGAAGGAGACCTTCAGGAGGGCTGGCTGCAAGATACTTCCCAAGTTCACTGTCGTCATTGCTGGCAAACGCCACCACATCCGCTTCTTCCCTGAGAAGGGCGACCGCAACGGCAACCCTCTGCCTGGTACTCTGGTGGAATCTGGTTGCACCCATCCCTTCGAGTTCGACTTTTACCTCTGCTCCCACGTCGCCATCAAGGGTACGGCTCGCCCTATTCACTACCAGTGCATCCTCAACGAGGGTGAGTGGCAGGCTGCCGAGCTTCAGCAGTTCATTTTTGAGCACTCTTACCACTATGTCCGCTCTACGACCCCGGTTTCCCTGCACCCAGCTGTCTACTATGCCCACTTGGCTGCTGACCGTTCCCGTGCCCATCTGAACGAGAGCCCAGTATCCTCTGGCAAGAAGGAGTCAAAGGCTGAGCAGAAGCCCGCCACTGGCTCGACCGGCTACCGCGCCGTCGAGATCGCCCCTCTGATGCCGCTCATGAACGTGCGTGGTCTCAAGGATGTGATGTGGTACGTCTAG
- a CDS encoding TolA, Membrane protein involved in colicin uptake, with product MSSAGRGRGGKFNKVKRGGGKKFSRDLQPLNADGEVVGMWGEQPDKVDEESDEEEGSSEEESSDEEGKPAEEELTREQRRELAKKRKAAAIAKKSQKAPEAGDMPTDSEEDEDDDMPANPNHTAKARTQAAKAPVDPDAEPAAAAAKGKGKQQDPSQLSRREREALQAQASKDRYEKLHAEGKTEQARADLERLRLVRERRDAEAARKKAEAEERAELEKEKKELMERENRRREQAMGKANRLAKGGKKK from the exons ATGTCTTCAGCAGGACGCGGCCGCGGCGGCAAATTCAACAAAGTCAAGCGTGGAGGCGGCAAGAAGTTCTCGCGTGACCTACAACCGCTGAACGCAGATGGCGAGGTCGTCGGCATGTGGGGT GAACAACCCGACAAGGTCGATGAAGAATCTGATGAAGAGGAAGGATCATCGGAAGAAGAGTCCAGCGATGAGGAGGGCAAGCCTGCAGAAGAAGAGCTGACGCGCGAGCAACGCCGTGAACTCGCAAAGAAGCGCAAGGCTGCCGCGATAGCAAAGAAGTCGCAAAAGGCGCCTGAGGCAGGCGATATGCCTACCGACTCggaagaagacgaggatgacgacaTGCCCGCGAACCCAAACCACACTGCCAAAGCACGCACACAAGCCGCCAAAGCACCTGTTGACCCCGACGCTGAACcggctgctgctgccgccaAGGGCAAAGGAAAGCAGCAAGACCCCTCTCAGCTCTCCCGTCGTGAGCGCGAGGCTCTTCAAGCGCAGGCGAGCAAGGACCGATATGAGAAACTGCATGCCGAGGGCAAGACGGAGCAAGCACGTGCGGACCTCGAACGCTTGAGGCTGGTTCGCGAACGCAGGGATGCTGAAGCTGCGCGCAAAAAGGCCGAGGCCGAGGAGCGCGCTGAgctggagaaggagaagaaggagctCATGGAGCGTGAGAACAGGCGGCGGGAACAGGCCATGGGCAAGGCGAACCGTCTTGCCAAGGGAGGCAAGAAGAAGTGA
- a CDS encoding Atrophin-1 multi-domain protein, translating to MAEAIPDEEQSNYETFRDCLSEPVLKALAAPIEKPKPKKKRHAKKGSQGIKNDVVQEETSPAAVKPSSEAQQADAEDLGEFIEYLSTLVFPSLPPDLRILTHALYKDSARLQETYTPPLSASTTTHLLNTIPPPRNRQLAILRPPPSHLRLNRPTQPPHPHPNRLHNRMHRPATHLELHAHHGMRAMQP from the exons ATGGCTGAAGCCATTCCTGATGAAGAGCAATCCAACTACGAAACCTTCCGCGACTGTCTGAGCGAGCCTGTTCTGAAAGCGCTGGCAGCGCCTATTGAAAAGCCAAAACCGAAGAAGAAAAGACATGCAAAGAAGGGATCACAGGGCATTAAGAACGATGTCGTTCAGGAAGAGACATCCCCCGCGGCCGTGAAACCCAGCTCAGAAGCCCAACAAGCAGACGCAGAGGACCTTGGCGAATTCATCGAA TACCTCAGCACTCTCGTCTTTCCCTCCCTTCCCCCAGACCTCCGCATCCTAACCCACGCACTCTACAAAGACTCGGCCCGCCTCCAAGAAACCTACACACCGCCCCTCTCCGCCTCCACAACAACCCACCTCCTAAACACAATCCCACCCCCCCGCAATCGACAGCTTGCAATCCTACGCCCTCCTCCCTCCCATCTCCGACTCAATCGACCAACACAACCTCCTCACCCCCATCCTAACCGCCTACATAACCGCATGCATCGCCCCGCCACCCATCTGGAGCTCCACGCGCACCACGGCATGCGAGCTATGCAGCCGTGA
- a CDS encoding Tymo-45kd-70kd multi-domain protein, protein MATDSKIHTATPRKNRVLFGANSVVCPADQSHAITNLMSPPTPYDRTTPPSSALLTTKPFPKFPVQTSSNTPTPPSHDRRTPRPPPREHGMQDDLYYAFTHHAYLSSETAAAKDVVNSLTSYCPPKQYTQRLLPLPPMVRRHPSTTKPRLITPSTTPDSINFNNFTMDVATRQLPPTMLPKSKASLKSKPVTWTFPHLKKKRRGSEIFNINFGFNFSSRRRSPDYSPQVSPRTSFSFPSGSPREELEDSFKRQRIDSTSEDMDVVFSTNIFGSHVDTNTSVQLPSTHCDTTGEAHPGQPVDFSTPPPTLVPDWSVPAPIIPRGDASSDFKLRLSSDAYHDYLATTQRRKSFPSTEWAAKPVRDEFQMIEKMDKPKPRANTVVEQPTTTKVQTPIMEAQPLPPCELRRTTSDPCTEAFLTHIRASLEARKTKTGTCWQTYPVFADEFERGFLDDAPL, encoded by the coding sequence ATGGCCACCGACTCCAAAATCCACACCGCAACACCACGCAAAAACCGGGTATTGTTCGGCGCAAACTCCGTAGTCTGCCCCGCCGACCAATCCCACGCCATCACGAATCTCATGTCACCGCCAACACCATATGACCGTACCACGCCCCCATCTTCCGCGCTACTGACTACCAAACCTTTTCCGAAATTCCCCGTCCAGACCTCCAGTAATACTCCGACACCGCCTTCACACGACCGCCGCACCCCGCGACCACCGCCTCGTGAACACGGCATGCAAGATGACTTGTACTATGCCTTCACACACCATGCATACTTATCTAGTGAAACAGCCGCTGCGAAGGACGTGGTAAACTCTCTCACTTCCTATTGTCCTCCCAAACAATACACCCAACGTCTATTACCCCTACCGCCCATGGTAAGACGGCACCCCAGCACTACCAAACCACGACTCATAACACCCTCGACCACCCCCGATTCCATCAACTTCAACAACTTCACAATGGACGTCGCTACCAGGCAACTCCCACCCACCATGCTACCCAAATCAAAAGCTTCTCTCAAGTCAAAGCCCGTCACCTGGACCTTCCCTCACCTCAAGAAGAAGCGTCGAGGCAGCGAAATCTTCAACATCAACTTCGGCTTTAACTTCTCTTCTCGTCGAAGAAGCCCCGACTACTCGCCGCAGGTCAGCCCTAGGACTTCCTTCTCATTCCCATCCGGCTCGCCAAGGGAAGAGTTGGAAGACAGCTTCAAGAGGCAAAGGATCGACTCCACTAGCGAAGACATGGACGTGGTCTTCTCCACCAACATCTTTGGCTCACATGTCGACACAAACACCTCTGTCCAATTACCCTCCACACACTGTGATACCACAGGCGAAGCACACCCAGGCCAACCCGTCGACTTCTCAACCCCTCCGCCCACTCTTGTCCCCGACTGGTCCGTCCCTGCGCCCATCATCCCGCGTGGTGATGCATCAAGCGACTTCAAACTCCGCTTGAGCAGTGACGCCTACCATGACTACCTCGCCACCACCCAAAGGCGAAAGTCATTCCCATCCACCGAGTGGGCAGCAAAGCCCGTTCGCGACGAGTTCCAAATGATTGAAAAGATGGACAAACCCAAGCCAAGAGCAAACACAGTGGTCGAACAACCTACTACCACCAAAGTTCAAACACCAATCATGGAAGCACAGCCGCTCCCACCATGCGAGCTACGACGCACCACCAGCGATCCGTGCACAGAGGCCTTCCTCACGCACATCCGTGCCAGCCTGGAAGCAAGAAAGACAAAGACGGGTACCTGCTGGCAGACATACCCCGTCTTCGCCGACGAATTCGAGCGCGGCTTTTTGGACGACGCTCCCTTATGa